GTTTCTGATATCGATCATTCTCGTCAAACTAAAAAATTGGAGAATCAAAAACTGTCTCTTTCCAATGGAATTGAGCTTTTAGTACCCAATCATATCTATCAGGATGCAGAATCTGTTGAATTTATCCAAAACCAAAATGGAACTTATTCTATTTTGATCAAAAATATCGAAGACATACAAAGTAAATAATATGAAAAAAAAACTAATACGAATCATTCTTTTAGGTCTTCTGATTTTTATCGGATATCAAACTTTTACTACCTATCAGAATGTCAAAAAAGTACTTGCATACCGTCCAATGGTGCAGGAAGTTTTAGATGAAAATGATACTAAAACCAATGAAAATTTAGTTTTAGCCATGATTTATACAGAGACAAAAGGCAGAGAAGATGATTTAATGCAATCCAGCGAAAGTTCAAGTGGCATTGCTAATACTATTACCGATAGTCGTGAAAGCGTTAAACAAGGTATAACCGTTTTATCTGAAAATTTAGAAGAAGCGCAGAATAGGAATACGGATGTCTGGACGGCAGTGCAAGCTTATAATTTCGGTAAAAATTATATTCGTTATATTGCTAAGCATGGTGGTAAGAGTACAATAAAACTAGCCAAACGTTATTCCAAAGATGTTGTAGCACCAAGTCTAGGAAATAAAACAGGAGAAACATATCACTATCATAATTTAGTAGCATTCTATTATGGTGGCGGTGAGCTTTATAAAGACGGCGGCAATATCTATTACGCTAAGCAGGTCAAACTAAATCTCTCCTTAATTAAGTTTGTTGCTGCTTTCCAAAGAAAGTGAGTTTTATTGATGAGATCATTACTTATCTATTTTAAGGGGTATCTCAAAGAAACCATACTTGGCCCCGTCTTCAAACTTTTAGAGGCCTCTTTTGAATTGCTAGTTCCCTTGGTTATTGCCAAAATGGTTGATCGTTATATTCCTCATAATGATAAAAATCATCTTTATTTGATGATTTTCTTTCTGGTTTTATTAGCTTGTTCCAATATTACGGTGGCTCTTATTGCCCAATATTGTTCTGCTAAAGCAGCAGTGGGCTATACTAAACAGCTTAGTCAAAGTCTTTTTCAAAAAATCATGCGCTTGCCCAAGGAAAAACGCGATGAATTGACAACGTCAAGTTTAGTGACACGTTTGGTTAGTGATACCTTTCAAATTCAAACTGGCATTAATCAATTCTTGCGCCTTTTTCTTAGAGCACCGATTATTGTTTTTGGTTCAGTCTTGATGGCTTTTCTAATTAGTCCCAGAATTACCATTTGGTTTTTCCTGATGGTTTTTGTCCTTTTTGCTTTAGTTTATCTCATGTCTGTTGTGGTCAATCCTCTCTATGATAAGATTCGCCGTCTAACTGATAAAATTGTTGGTTTAACTCGTGAACAATTAGAAGGAAGTCGTGTTATTCGTGCTTTTGGTCAAATAAAAGCAGAAGAGGAGAATTTTCAAAAAACGAATCAAGATTATACGGATTGGCAAATTAAAACAGGTTATATTTCAACCTTAATAACCCCTCTGACCTATTTAGCTGTCAATGTCACCTTGATTGTTGTCATTTGGCAGGGACAAATTGCTATTTCACATCATTATTTGAGTCAGGGAATGCTAATTGCGCTAGTCAATTATTTGCTGCAAATTCTGGTAGAGCTTTTAAAATTAACGATGTTGGTTTCTTCTTTGAATCAGAGTTTCATCAGCGCTAGACGAATCACTCAGGTTTTTGACCAAGAGGAAGAAGATGTTTTAGCGCCTTTGCAATCTCAACTCGTTTCGGATGATGTCCTTGTTAAAGTGACAGATATGATTTTTTCCTATCCTCAGGCTGCTAAATCAGCTCTTGAAAGAATTTCTTTTGCTGTTGGACAAGGAGAATTCTTTGGTATTATTGGCGGGACTGGTTCTGGAAAGTCTAGTTTAATTCAAGTTCTGTTGCGTCTTTATCTCCCTCAAAAGGGCAATGTCGCTATTTTTAAGGACAAAAGGAGTGCAAAAACCATCAAGGAATGGCGAAATTGGGTTAGTCTGGTTCCTCAAAAGGCAGAACTCTTCACAGGAACGATTCGTTCTAACTTGTTGCTTAGTACAGAAAAACAAGTCAGTGATGAGCAGCTTTGGCAAGTGCTTGATATAGCTCAGGCTAGCGATTTTGTTAATCAGAAGCCAGGAAAACTTGATGCCCAAGTAGAAGCCTTTGGAAGGAATTTTTCAGGCGGACAGAGACAGCGTTTGACTATTGCTAGAGCTTTATTAAAAGAAGCACCTTTGCTGATACTAGATGACGCCACTTCAGCTCTTGATTATTTAACAGAAGCAAAACTCTTACAGGCTATCAAGGATAATTTTAAGAAGACGACACTTATTATGGTATCTCAAAGGACTAACAGTCTTTCTAAGGCAGATAATATTTTGGTTTTGGATCAAGGAAAGCAAGTGGCATTAGCCGATCATGCTAAGCTTTTACAAACCTGTTCGCTTTATCAGGAAATTCATTACTCGCAACATCCGCAAGAGGAGGTTGTCAAATGAAAGCTAGAAATAATAAAAATACCTTAAAGCGCTTGACTGCTGACTTTCTTAAGCAGAGAATTTTGGTTTTTCTTGCCTTATTGGGTACTTTGATTCAGGTCAGCCTAACGGTTTATCTCCCAGTTCTAATTGGGCAAGCAGTTGATGCTGTTCTTGCTAAAAATGTCCAGAAAATCTTACCGACAATCTTGATTAGCATGATTCTTGTTGTTGCCTTTAATACCATTATCCAATGGATCAATCCCTTGACTTACAATCGTTTGGTTTTCACTTATAGCCAGAAGCTTCGGCAGAATATCATTGAAAAACTTTATCGCCTCCCTTTATCTTATTTGGATAAGCATTCTTCAGGTGATTTAGTCAGTCGTATAACAACGGATGTTGAACAATTATCCAACGGACTTTTAATGGTTTTTAATCAGTTTTTCGTAGGTATTTTGACTATTTTGTTAACCATCATAACAATGGCGAAGCTAGACTTTTTTATGATGATTTTGGTACTGGTCTTAACACCACTTTCCTTATTTGTTGCTCGTTTTATTGCTCAAAAGAGTTATCATCTTTATCAAAGACAAACCAGAGCCAGAGGAGCATTTACTCAACATATTGAGGAGAGTCTTCGTCAGGAAAGTTTGATTCAAAGCTTCAATGCTCAAGATCAATTTATTCACACTTTTGATCATCTAAATAGCAAATATGCTAAGTATTCACAAGGTGCTATTTTCTATTCATCTACAGTCAATCCCGCGACACGTTTTATCAATGCCTTAATTTATGCGCTCTTAGCTGGTATCGGAGCATTACGCATTATGAATGGGAATTTTACTGTGGGGCAATTGACCACTTTCTTGAATTATGTCACTCAATATACCAAACCCTTTAATGACATTTCAGCCGTTCTATCTGAATTACAAAGTGCTTTAGCATGTGCAGAACGTCTCTATATGATTCTTGATGAAAAGGATGCTAAGGATGATGGCAAGAAAGAATTAGTCAGTGAATCTGTTAAAGGTGCTATTGCCTTTGATAAGATTAGTTTTGGTTATGATGAGAAACAAACTCTGATTAAGAATTTGTCTGTCAATATTCCACAAGGTTCCAAAGTGGCTATCGTTGGTCCTACAGGGGCTGGAAAATCAACTCTCATTAATTTGCTGATGCGATTTTATGATTTGCGAGAAGGGCAAATACTGCTAGATGGGCAAGCAATCACTGATTATAGTAAAGCTTCTTATCGTCAGCAGATTGGTATGGTCTTACAAGAAACTTGGTTGAAAACGGCTACTGTTTTGGAAAATATTGCCTTTGGTTATCCTGAAGCTAGCCGCGAGCAAGTGATTGCAGCGGCAAAAGCAGCTAATGCCGACTTTTTTATAAAACAACTTCCTCAAGGTTACGATACTTTTTTGGCCGATGCAGGAGAATCCCTATCACAAGGGCAAAGGCAATTGTTAACGATAGCACGAATTTTTGTTCATATTCCTAAAATATTAATCTTGGATGAAGCAACTTCCTCCATTGATACACGAACAGAAATCTTGGTCCAAGAAGCATTTGAAAAGCTTATGAAAGGACGGACCAGCTTTATTATTGCACATAGATTGTCAACTATTCAAAGCGCAGACCTTATCTTAGTTATGGTAGATGGCAATATTGTTGAACAAGGAAATCATAAAGACTTGATGCAGAAAAAAGGTGTCTATTATCAAATGCAGACAGCACAGGATAGCCTTGAAAGCTAATAATCATTATCATCAGATTAGTTTTTGATAGTAAATATTCTTTGAATATAAAGTAAAAAATGCTTGAAATACGTTTTAAACGCGTCATTCAAGCATTTTAATTTTAACTTAATTTTCAAGAAACGAAGCACTATCCGACGAAATCATTAATTTCTTTTTCGATATTAGCAATTTTAACTTGCGCATCTTCTGAATTATTACCAACAGTTGCGATGTAGAATTTGATTTTCGGCTCGGTACCTGAAGGACGGACAGCAATCCAAGACGCATCTGATAGGATATATTTAAGAACATTGCTTGGAGGAGTCGTTAATTTTTCAATACCATCAGCAGTTGTAGCAGTTTGAGCTTGGAAGTCTTCTAATTTAACGACATCTGTTGCGTTAAATTGTTTCGGAGCATCACCACGGAATTTATCCATGATTTTCTTAATCTCTGTAGCGCCATCAACACCTGACAGAGTAACTGAAATGGTTTTTTCAGCGAAGTAGCCGTATTCTTTGTAAATTTCATCAATGCCATCAGCAAGTGTTAAACCGCGTGAGCGATAGTAGGCTGCGATTTCAGCAACAATCAACACAGCTTGAATAGCGTCTTTATCACGAACAAAAGGTTTAATAAGGTAACCAAAGCTTTCTTCAAAGCCGAACATGTAAGTGTGGTTGTGTTTTTCTTCGAATTCTTGAATCTTTTCAGCAATGAATTTGAAACCAGTCAAGACATTAAACATAGTTGCGCCATAACTTTCAGCAATTTTGCTAACTAATTCAGTTGATACAATTGATTTACAAAGAGCAGCATTAGTAGGTAAACTTCCAGCCGTTTTGTGCGCTTCAAGAATGTACTTAGCGATGATAGCACCAATTTGATTGCCAGAAAGATTCTTATAAGATCCATCAGCTTGGCGAATTTCAACGCCAAGACGATCCGCATCTGGATCGGTTGCAACGAGAACATCAGCATCAACTTGACGTCCTAATTCTTCAGCCAAACGAAAAGCCTCTTGATTTTCTGGATTTGGTGATTTAACGGTTGAAAAATCAGGGTCTGGCACTGCTTGAGCTTCAACCACTTGAACAGAATCGAAACCAGCTTGTGCCAAAGCACGACGAGCCAGCATTTCACCAGTACCATGAAGTGGGGTGTAGACAATTTTCATGTCTTTACCGTACTCGTCAATCAATTTTTGGTTGATATTGACATCTTTAACTTCTTTGAGGTACTCAGTATCAACAGCTTCACCGATAACTTCAATTAATCCAGAAGCTTTGCTTTCTTCTAAATCAGCTAATTCAATTGAAAATGGATCATTAATGGCACGAATAAAATCTGTTAGAGCATCCGCATCAAAAGGAGGCATTTGTCCCCCATCTTCACCATAAACTTTGTAACCATTAAATGGTGCAGGGTTATGACTGGCTGTTACCATAATACCCGCAAAAGTTCCTAAATGGCGTACAGTAAATGATAACTCTGGAGTTGGACGAAGAGATTCAAAGACATAAGCTTTAATACCGTGTTTTGCTAAAACCTGAGCAGATTCAAAGGCGAATTCTTGAGAGAAATGACGGGAATCGTAAGCAATAGCAACACCGCGTTTTTTGACGTCGTCTCCTTTGGTTTCAATCAATTGGGCAAGTCCTTCAGTTGCTTGACGAACGACGTAAATATTGATCCGATTAGTTCCAGCGCCAATATAACCACGCATGCCCGCTGTACCAAACTCAAGATTAGTATAGAAAGCATCTTCCTTGGTCTTTTCATCCATTGCTAATAATTCTTGATGAAGATAGTCGGGAAGTTTAGCATAAGCTAACCATTTTTGATAATTTTCTTGATATACCATAATAATGCAAAGCTCCTTTTTGAAAATTTCTGTTAAAATATTTAACCGCTTTCATTATATCACTTTCAAAAAAAAAAATCACGTTTTCACGTGATTATTTTTTAAGTTTTAACAATTTTGGAACGATAAGGAAAGTTAGTAGTGCTGAAATGATTAATTCAATAATAGAATTAGCAGAAATGATGGTTGCCAACATAGTCTGGATATTGCCGCCGTAAACAGATGAAAAGAAAATAAAGATACCTGTGAGGACAAAAACAGTATTAGTCGCTGAACCGATAGCGCCTGCTAAAAGAAGTCCAAAGCGATTTTGCATTAATTTATAAATATAATAAGGAAAAATACCAATTAAAATTCGAGGGACAAGCGCTATGAGTAAGGAGTTGAAATTACCATGCGGCACAAAAGGAGAAAACAGATAGCTTGTCGGCAATAAAATAATAGTATTATTAATAAGGCTGATGATTCCCATCAATCCTCCTAAGGCAGATCCAATACGAGGACCATAGACAATAGAGGCAACAATAACAGGAATGTGAACAATTGTTGGTTTGATAGGGACTGGCCAAAGGTTAAAAATGAGACTCGAAAGCAGATGAATAACTAGCATTACGGCGAAAAAAACAGCAATAATAGCAATATTAGATGACTTTTTTTGATTTTTCATGAAGCCTCCTTTAATAGTAAAGTAAATTTATTATACAAGTTTACTATTAATCTGACAAGTCATTTCAGCAAACACTATAATTGTTCTTCTATTTTTTGAATGATGGTATCTAAATCTGCTAAAGCACCGCTTCCAACATCACCGCAAGCTAGTACACTTGACTTGGGCTGGATTTCCTTATATCCGAATTTTTTTAGCAAGGCAATATTGCTTTGCGTGATAGGATTCTCATACATTTTAGTATTCATAGCAGGGGCAAAAAATTTAGGAACTTCTAAAGGTAAAGCCAGAGCTACACTGGTTACTATATTATCTGCAAAACCATGAGCAAGGTGGGCAAGCGTATTGGCAGAGGCAGGTGCTAGTAAAAATAGATCAGCTTGTTTTGCCAATGCGATATGATTAATAACTTGAGGATCATCCTCTTTCATAACATTCGAATAAACTGGATTTTTAGAAAGCACTTGCAAGGTTAAAGGGGGAATAAACTGTTTGGCAGCATTAGTCATTAAGACATTAACATGATAGCCTAATTTGGTTAATTGATGGCTTAGGTCGGCAGCCTTATAAGCGGCAATGCTACCAGAAACAGCAAGTAGAATTTTTTTAGTCATTTTTTCTTACCTTTTCAAAAATTAAATCGGCGATTTCAGCTTTTGTTTCTGCCATGTAGGCGTTGGTATCATCTAAAAGATAAGCCAGATGTTTGTCTGCTGAAATCATTGTCAAATCATTAGCTAAAATATAATCCGCCTGATTCTTTTTTAAACTGCTACGTGCGACTTGAAAAAGCTCCTCTTTACTGACATTAA
This region of Streptococcus mutans genomic DNA includes:
- a CDS encoding lysozyme family protein, with product MKKKLIRIILLGLLIFIGYQTFTTYQNVKKVLAYRPMVQEVLDENDTKTNENLVLAMIYTETKGREDDLMQSSESSSGIANTITDSRESVKQGITVLSENLEEAQNRNTDVWTAVQAYNFGKNYIRYIAKHGGKSTIKLAKRYSKDVVAPSLGNKTGETYHYHNLVAFYYGGGELYKDGGNIYYAKQVKLNLSLIKFVAAFQRK
- a CDS encoding ABC transporter ATP-binding protein, which gives rise to MRSLLIYFKGYLKETILGPVFKLLEASFELLVPLVIAKMVDRYIPHNDKNHLYLMIFFLVLLACSNITVALIAQYCSAKAAVGYTKQLSQSLFQKIMRLPKEKRDELTTSSLVTRLVSDTFQIQTGINQFLRLFLRAPIIVFGSVLMAFLISPRITIWFFLMVFVLFALVYLMSVVVNPLYDKIRRLTDKIVGLTREQLEGSRVIRAFGQIKAEEENFQKTNQDYTDWQIKTGYISTLITPLTYLAVNVTLIVVIWQGQIAISHHYLSQGMLIALVNYLLQILVELLKLTMLVSSLNQSFISARRITQVFDQEEEDVLAPLQSQLVSDDVLVKVTDMIFSYPQAAKSALERISFAVGQGEFFGIIGGTGSGKSSLIQVLLRLYLPQKGNVAIFKDKRSAKTIKEWRNWVSLVPQKAELFTGTIRSNLLLSTEKQVSDEQLWQVLDIAQASDFVNQKPGKLDAQVEAFGRNFSGGQRQRLTIARALLKEAPLLILDDATSALDYLTEAKLLQAIKDNFKKTTLIMVSQRTNSLSKADNILVLDQGKQVALADHAKLLQTCSLYQEIHYSQHPQEEVVK
- a CDS encoding ABC transporter ATP-binding protein — translated: MKARNNKNTLKRLTADFLKQRILVFLALLGTLIQVSLTVYLPVLIGQAVDAVLAKNVQKILPTILISMILVVAFNTIIQWINPLTYNRLVFTYSQKLRQNIIEKLYRLPLSYLDKHSSGDLVSRITTDVEQLSNGLLMVFNQFFVGILTILLTIITMAKLDFFMMILVLVLTPLSLFVARFIAQKSYHLYQRQTRARGAFTQHIEESLRQESLIQSFNAQDQFIHTFDHLNSKYAKYSQGAIFYSSTVNPATRFINALIYALLAGIGALRIMNGNFTVGQLTTFLNYVTQYTKPFNDISAVLSELQSALACAERLYMILDEKDAKDDGKKELVSESVKGAIAFDKISFGYDEKQTLIKNLSVNIPQGSKVAIVGPTGAGKSTLINLLMRFYDLREGQILLDGQAITDYSKASYRQQIGMVLQETWLKTATVLENIAFGYPEASREQVIAAAKAANADFFIKQLPQGYDTFLADAGESLSQGQRQLLTIARIFVHIPKILILDEATSSIDTRTEILVQEAFEKLMKGRTSFIIAHRLSTIQSADLILVMVDGNIVEQGNHKDLMQKKGVYYQMQTAQDSLES
- a CDS encoding phospho-sugar mutase; its protein translation is MVYQENYQKWLAYAKLPDYLHQELLAMDEKTKEDAFYTNLEFGTAGMRGYIGAGTNRINIYVVRQATEGLAQLIETKGDDVKKRGVAIAYDSRHFSQEFAFESAQVLAKHGIKAYVFESLRPTPELSFTVRHLGTFAGIMVTASHNPAPFNGYKVYGEDGGQMPPFDADALTDFIRAINDPFSIELADLEESKASGLIEVIGEAVDTEYLKEVKDVNINQKLIDEYGKDMKIVYTPLHGTGEMLARRALAQAGFDSVQVVEAQAVPDPDFSTVKSPNPENQEAFRLAEELGRQVDADVLVATDPDADRLGVEIRQADGSYKNLSGNQIGAIIAKYILEAHKTAGSLPTNAALCKSIVSTELVSKIAESYGATMFNVLTGFKFIAEKIQEFEEKHNHTYMFGFEESFGYLIKPFVRDKDAIQAVLIVAEIAAYYRSRGLTLADGIDEIYKEYGYFAEKTISVTLSGVDGATEIKKIMDKFRGDAPKQFNATDVVKLEDFQAQTATTADGIEKLTTPPSNVLKYILSDASWIAVRPSGTEPKIKFYIATVGNNSEDAQVKIANIEKEINDFVG
- a CDS encoding ECF transporter S component yields the protein MKNQKKSSNIAIIAVFFAVMLVIHLLSSLIFNLWPVPIKPTIVHIPVIVASIVYGPRIGSALGGLMGIISLINNTIILLPTSYLFSPFVPHGNFNSLLIALVPRILIGIFPYYIYKLMQNRFGLLLAGAIGSATNTVFVLTGIFIFFSSVYGGNIQTMLATIISANSIIELIISALLTFLIVPKLLKLKK
- the coaC gene encoding phosphopantothenoylcysteine decarboxylase; the encoded protein is MTKKILLAVSGSIAAYKAADLSHQLTKLGYHVNVLMTNAAKQFIPPLTLQVLSKNPVYSNVMKEDDPQVINHIALAKQADLFLLAPASANTLAHLAHGFADNIVTSVALALPLEVPKFFAPAMNTKMYENPITQSNIALLKKFGYKEIQPKSSVLACGDVGSGALADLDTIIQKIEEQL